Below is a genomic region from Lampris incognitus isolate fLamInc1 chromosome 2, fLamInc1.hap2, whole genome shotgun sequence.
ATGTGCGAACGCTGGGGTTTTGTGAGACCCGTTCAAACTGGTACAAGACCAGGAAAATTCAGCATCAATGCCTAGCGAGATTGTTGTACTAAACCTCAGCCCAATCTCTTAGGGCTTTCAGTTAGGGACCCTTTCACACCAAAGGTTTTTCACACCAAAAACGTGGTAAGATGCTTTTGAGGCAAAAGAGAGAATTCTAAAGTCATTCGTGTTCTCTCCATGGTTATATTTTTCATCCACAAATAAATCACATTAAAATGAATAAACTTTAGGTAAATTCTACACAAATATCAGTTGCAGCTCTCTTATGCTTCCCTTTTACTTGAGGTAATAGCATCAATTATGTCATTGGGGATCAAAGACGCtagaaaaaaataatataatCTAGGTGGTTCCACATGATACTAAGCATGCTTTGTTAATTAAAGATAATTTCAGGCTGTTGATGTCAACACATCTGATTAAAACAATGATGTCTCCTTTTTTTGTATGTAACAGTAAATCGGTATATTACTCACTGTCTGAGGCACCATATGAAGAACGGGGGGCAACCCCAAACAGCATTCACCCACACTCAGACGGAGAGTGTTCACCCTCAGAGAGGTGGGACAAGACAATCACTATTATTTTTCTTGCAATTAACTTTTACACATGAATGAAAGATTTGCTGAGCCTGCAGGCTATTTTAGACGAATGAGCTTGTAATACACTGTTACACACATTTACCTCTGGATACTGTCGTGGAAGCACCAAGGTCTTCTTCTGTCAGCTGCTGAGCAGTTTTTCCAGAGGACTTGAGAATCAAATGCTTTGCTTGAAAGCACAATGACAGCAGTTTTCGAATGATAGATTAGAACTCATTAATTCACCATGCCAAGATTTTCCCAGTTGGTTTAAGGGTTCAACCCTATTCTCTCCAGTTATGGACCTGCTCCTTCCGCTTCTGCAACgttacatttttttcccccctcattatGTTTCACCTTTGATGAATCAATTCCTCCATTCTGTCCTGGCCTCTCTCTTGATCGCCTCCCTTCCATGCAGTGTATTCTACAGTCGACCGTCCTCTCCGAAGAGTGACTCTGAACTTCTGGTGAAACCTCAGGACAACTCTGGGCCTCAGATGCAGTGGAACTGGGGAGGTTTCCCCAAGGTatgtgaagacaaacacacacacacacacacacacacacacacacacacacacacacacacacacacacacacacacacacacacacacacagaatccgtTTTATCACAGTGATAAAGCTGTAGTTTTCAGATTGTTTCGCTGACCCACTGTTTTGAAATGGCACTCTCTTCCCCTTGCCCTTCCCCGTAGCTATGTCAGTCGGAGAGGTCACCGGTGGAGTCTCAGCGCATCCCTCCTTCAGACATTTCTCATTTCTGTACGATTGAGAGACAGGACTCTTTTGACATGGACTCTGAGCCCACAATCAGTTGTGGTCGAATAGGCAGTGTAACAGTAGTCAGGCCAGTACCCAGGACTTACTCTCTAAATGGACACCCCCATTTCACACAAACTACCTCTCCTACATTAGAGAAAAGCTCTCACATTGCCCATTCCACTCCTTCTGAGTCTTTGTTCTCATTAGCAATGACTAATGTTGACTCACCCCAGATGCTGGCACATGTTCCTCTGGCACATACCCTGCTGGCAGGGGAGAAGTTAGCTGAGGAACCCCAATCCAAGCTGAAACAGGGAAAGGGCAACAACTCCTCTGCTTCTTCACATATCCTGGCTAATGTCTCTCATGCAAGCTGCTTGGCCGAAAAAGAAAGCACACCTAGTTCTGAGCCTGTTTGCATTGCAACTGATTCTCTTAGTTCATCCGATTCACTTGTCAGAAATAGCATGGCAAAAACGGAAAACATtcaaaaacaacctaaaaaagaaGAAAGTGAAACCTACTCAGCCAATGCAAACAAGGTAGTCACCAACAACACACCTAGCTTAGCTGCTGAAAGTATGACAGGCTCAGTCACCACCGAATTATCAGCTAACAAAGAAAATTTAGAGCAGCACCACGCCTTAGTAAAACCAAATGAACAAGGTCCTGCGGACAGTGTCCCTGTCAGTGAGGGGGACAGTGGGATTGATCCCTGTGCTGAAGGAGGGGAAGAGGAGGGTAGTCCTGGAGTGATTGACAAGGCAACAGAAGGCTCACTGGCCAACCAGGATGAGGAAAAAGGTGGAGTGGAAGACACCAGGACTAATTGGGCAGTTGCAGCGGAGCTAGCAAACCGTTCCGAAACAGCTTCTAGATCAGAGCAACAGGACAAAAAGAAAGGTAATGTTATTACTTACATTTTTTCTTTTAGTTGTTGCTTTGTCATTTCATTGTATGTACAGATGCGACGTATTGTCCCAGGCTAATGGATGTCAGTTAAAATTAATACTTGCACCAGATGGAGTCGATGTTCACCGGTTGTGCTTGGTATTATTTTGTCCTAGGGAAACGTAACCAGCACCTAGGACCATCAGACATCTATCTTGATGACCTTACCAAATTGGATCCTGAGATGGCTGCACTGTACTTCCCCAAGGGGTAAGAAGACAAAGAAGGATGACTTCTCTTTCACAGAATACATtaggtttgtgatattcatggacaggatctcaaggcgcagccaaggtgaggagtgtgtccattttgggaacctcagaattgcatctctgctctttgcagatgatgctgttttgttggcttcatcagaatgcgacctccggcagggtttgcaactgagtgtgaaatggctgggatgagaatcagcacctccaagtctgaggccatagttctctactgaaaatggtggattgttctcTCTGGatcggggatgagttgttgcctcaagtgaaggagttcaagggtgttcaagtatctcggggtcttgttcatgggtgagggtaggatggagcgggagattgacaggtggattcgtgcagcatcagcagtaatgctgatgttgtaccagaccgttgtggtgaagagggagctgagccggaaggcaaagcgctcaatttaccagtcagtctttgttccaaccctcacctatggtcgtgagctttgggtagtgactgaaagggtgagattgcggatacaagcggctgaactgagtttcctccgtagggtgtctgggctcagccttagagaatagggtgaggaacttggacatccggagggagctcggagtagagccattgctccttcatgtcaaaaggagccagttgaggtggttcgggcatctgattaggatgcctcctcggcgccttcctttggaggttttccgggcacgtccaactgggaggagaccccggggtagacccagaactcgtcggagggactacatgtccaatctggcctgggaatgccttgggatcccccaggaggagcttgagggcgttgctggggagtgggacatctggagtgccctacttagcttgctgctatcgcgacccgatcccggagaagtggctgatgatgagatgagcgaTGAGATGGTTAATAGATCGTAAGGAATGATTTCTTTAAAAAGCTATCGGACAAATGAATGGGAAGGCCGGTGATTGATTTCCATTAAAGTCTAGTTACCACAGTGTCTTAACTGATTTTCTGACTGAAATAATCTAACTCCCCTACAGACTTGCTGTGATATTTTTCACTATTCAACATGGTCAAAATGCCACATGTAAATCTATTATTCAGATAGATTTGAGTTGGACCATGGTCAAATTCTTACTGtgttccctttctctctcacttgtGCAATATGCTCTTAGTATAATGAGTTGAAATGTATTGACCTGAATGTCATTGCCTGCTAATGTATGCTGTCCCCTAGTGAGACGGAGGGAGCATTTCGGCTTGAGGCAGAGCAGGGCTCTGGCTCACGGAACCAGTCTCCCCAGTCGGTAGGCAGTGGGACTATGGACAGTGGTACAGACTATCTGTCAGACTCCACTGCTGACCACATGGATGTCAGCATGTCTCTCTGCGGACACGAGGGCAACACCAGCCAAATCAATAAAGGTGTGTGAAGAgtagcacgtgtgtgtatgtgtgtgtgtgtgtgtgtgtgtgtgcgttcagtACCTGGAATGTGCTTGTTTTCATAAGTGTCGTGATTTAATTTTGATTTCCATTTTGCTGTCCAATCACTCTTGATTCAGAAAAGTTCATGGCGCATATTGTGACCTATCAAGATTTTGTCAGCAATCCAGGAATCATTGAAGATCCAAACCTTGTCATATGCATTAACTCCAAGTAAGTGTCAGGAATCAAAGATACATTCAAATTGATTTGCACTGCTCCCACTTGTTTTATGAAGTTGAACAATTAGACCCTTTTCTCTTTCTGCTCATTTGTTGAATTCATCTTTCACAGGTATTACAACTGGGCAGTGGCTGCTCCAATGGTATTATCAATGCAAACTTTCCAAAAGAATCTCCCAAAGGTATTGTATTTAATATTTATGCACTAAGATCTCAGTAATGTCCATTGTTCTTTCTTCTCTTTGAGAAAATGTTAGCTTACCTAGCAGGAGGAAAGAATCGGCTAATCTTGGTAAGGTTTTGTTTACGATGAAATGACTGTCACCTCTTTGCGTGTCTGCTCTACAGAGTGCCATCGATCAGCTGGTGAAGGACAAAATGCCCAAGAAGTCTGGCCGTTGGTGGTTATCCTGGAGGCGGAGAGACATGGATACCAACGAGGTAGATTGGCTCGGAAAGCTACGTCACAAGGTTCATGGATTGAACCCCAGCATTGCCTCTGGCCCGGGTGGGCATCATAGGTGGATCTAGAGTAAACAGTGTGAGCCTTTGTAAGAATTCCAGAGAAACCAGCAGCTGGATGGTGAAAAGAGGTGGATGGCGACTTCAAGTGTATCAGAGGACACATGGTAGTCCACATCCTCCACAACCAGCGTAGGGGCTGTGCAATGGTGGTTCCttaggacagtggttctcaacctttttggggtcctggaccccctgcgtatttttgatctaccctgaggacccctccacctgatcttgggggaggggggttgcaatttgatagaaacagtagaaactgcattttaaattgcattatagcatttattcactctttggggcaaaaataagagctttcagttgtaacttagatatagttaacaaaacagaattcttatgcagtatctttcaggtatatgtaacaacagaatttttatgcagtaacttttaacaatgcaaacgggagcgagatctcttattaaaatacaataaattacacttgtgaaacagatgtaattagagaaaaaagtcctgttaccctttatagtttaggtagataaaggtctcagtcacatttgagtaaaataatcctatttctataaatgtcataggatcttttttttaaaagatattttattttcacggaccccttgcaattacaccacggaccactaggggtccgcggacccccggttgagaaacactgccttaggaGAATAGGGAATTGGACATGAACATAAAATTTATTTGTTTTGCTCAAAATCACACATAAGTCCCAGAGGCCTTCACATTACATTCTCCAACAGATGTAAATTGAATGATTGGCAATGTATGACATCCCCCAGCCTTAGACCCttgattcagatgaggaaaaatccATAGAAAACCTTATTGgggaaaaaatgggagaaacctcaggaagagcaggaTAGGATTCCTTCTTCCAGGACAGAGAGCTGTGTAATAGGTGCCAAGTGAACACAGTAGACAAGCAGTAACAGATTTACAATAACCACTCAGTGATGCACTTGATGATTACACAACTTTTTGTGAAACAGTGCAGAATACTTGAGCCAAGTTTTGGCTG
It encodes:
- the zgc:123305 gene encoding zgc:123305; translated protein: MNIVGQLAETVFVTVKELYRGLNPATLTGGIDVIIVRQPDGSFQCSPFHVRFGKLGVLRSKEKVVDIEINGEPVHLHMKLGDKGEAFFVEENEDMESRVPAHLCTSPIPIELPEEAEETVESSAGGGNRRKKRRRKRMRSDTRLREEDSSSSDEGEKEREQFDQESPAEEMPITPFNSKSVYYSLSEAPYEERGATPNSIHPHSDGECSPSESVFYSRPSSPKSDSELLVKPQDNSGPQMQWNWGGFPKLCQSERSPVESQRIPPSDISHFCTIERQDSFDMDSEPTISCGRIGSVTVVRPVPRTYSLNGHPHFTQTTSPTLEKSSHIAHSTPSESLFSLAMTNVDSPQMLAHVPLAHTLLAGEKLAEEPQSKLKQGKGNNSSASSHILANVSHASCLAEKESTPSSEPVCIATDSLSSSDSLVRNSMAKTENIQKQPKKEESETYSANANKVVTNNTPSLAAESMTGSVTTELSANKENLEQHHALVKPNEQGPADSVPVSEGDSGIDPCAEGGEEEGSPGVIDKATEGSLANQDEEKGGVEDTRTNWAVAAELANRSETASRSEQQDKKKGKRNQHLGPSDIYLDDLTKLDPEMAALYFPKGETEGAFRLEAEQGSGSRNQSPQSVGSGTMDSGTDYLSDSTADHMDVSMSLCGHEGNTSQINKEKFMAHIVTYQDFVSNPGIIEDPNLVICINSKYYNWAVAAPMVLSMQTFQKNLPKSAIDQLVKDKMPKKSGRWWLSWRRRDMDTNEPNNPKQEEVSVSVPSTVKASLDDMDSDEEAGLSTKATMPASLSTDALNTTQCISQMYRKSLRLTSEQIDRLNLRDGANKAVFSVTTQYQGTCRCEAAIYLWNWDDRVIISDIDGTITKSDALGHILPQFGKDWTHQGIARLYHKIHQNGYKFLYCSARAIGMAGITKDYLQWVNDRGTVLPKGPVLLAPSSLFSALHREVIEKKPEVFKIACLTDIRDLFNPRREPFYAAFGNRTNDAFAYKQVGVPDTRIFTVNPKGELTQERTKGNKSSYSILSELVEHFFPALSVKSHTSSSFDCPEYSHFAYWREPLPPLDLDSLV